The proteins below are encoded in one region of Garra rufa chromosome 12, GarRuf1.0, whole genome shotgun sequence:
- the plcxd1.1 gene encoding PI-PLC X domain-containing protein 1, which translates to MTSEVSQVSFSELPLDNWMAHLPSALWDTPLCCMAIPGSHNAITYCLDKNDRSPVDLTQPDMLQKLDKYMKPIIRPFVYKWAIAQESSIREQLDSGVRYCDLRIAHRPNDRSNDLYFYHGVYTTITVEMVLKEIREWLDVHPKEVVILSFSHFLALSQELHSLLVSTIMSVFDSKLCPKMECVTLQKLWSQGHQVIVSYEHHIANCHRELWFHIPYWWANKCKAEALIEEFERRKQNGRPDGFFVTGINLTEDLKYICSHPTESLKDMVMSTYPTLLSWVKQQKPGSNTGSLNIIAGDFVTESRFIPTVIALNENLLNRTMIPEP; encoded by the exons ATGACATCCGAGGTCAGCCAAGTGTCATTCAGTGAGCTTCCATTGGACAACTGGATGGCCCATCTGCCCAGTGCACTGTGGGATACCCCTCTCTGTTGCATGGCCATTCCAG GAAGCCATAATGCCATAACCTACTGTCTGGATAAGAATGATCGCTCTCCAGTGGACCTTACTCAACCGGATATGTTGCAAAAACTGGACAAGTACATGAAGCCCATCATAAGACCATTTGTTTACAAGTGGGCAATAGCACAG GAGTCTAGCATTAGGGAGCAGTTGGATTCTGGAGTGCGATACTGTGACCTGAGGATAGCACATCGGCCTAATGACAGATCGAATGATCTCTACTTTTACCATGGTGTTTATACCACTATAACTGTTGAG ATGGTATTAAAAGAGATCAGAGAGTGGTTGGATGTTCATCCCAAGGAAGTCGTCATCCTCTCATTTAGCCACTTCCTGGCCCTCAGTCAAGAGCTTCACTCACTGCTTGTCTCAACTATAATGAGTGTTTTTGATTCCAAACTGTGTCCAAAAATG GAGTGTGTGACGCTACAGAAATTATGGAGCCAGGGTCATCAAGTTATCGTTTCATACGAGCACCATATTGCCAACTGCCACAGAGAATTGTGGTTCCATATACCTTATTGGTGGGCAAACAAGTGCAAGGCTGAAGCACTGATCGAGGAATTTGAACGTAGGAAACAAAATGGCAGACCAG ACGGCTTCTTTGTGACTGGCATCAATCTTACCGAAGACTTGAAGTACATATGCTCTCATCCCACAGAATCACTGAAGGATATGGTGATGTCTACATATCCCACATTACTTAGCTGGGTCAAGCAACAGAAACCTGGCTCTAACACCGGCTCCCTCAACATCATAGCTGGAGACTTTGTGACAGAGAGCCGGTTCATACCAACCGTCATTGCGCTAAATGAAAATCTACTCAACAGGACCATGATACCAGAACCCTGA